One region of Primulina tabacum isolate GXHZ01 chromosome 17, ASM2559414v2, whole genome shotgun sequence genomic DNA includes:
- the LOC142530458 gene encoding uncharacterized protein LOC142530458, translating to MNCETLMNQDEHVQSVLHKQSKQMQNDYHICLNASIDCIRVLLRQGHSFRGHDETESSLNQGNFLIQLEFLGAHNKEINDVILKNAPKNCKLTSPDIQKDIQMSVVIRYVGSSGHVNERFIGIEHLTSTTSLSLKAAIDKMFSRYNLSMSKLRGQGFDGASNMQGKFNGLKALILKENPCAFYIHCFAHQLQLALIAVAKKNLSISNFFRGVGDLLNVVGASCKRYDLLREKHSDFIVEALERDEISSGRGLNQETTLQRAGDTCWGSHYNSLIIKKLPFNVLKMIPVLLIKKPKHLIYWKKVHRFCEQHYIDVLKMDDMFTRWAPRGRPHRNPPEMTNLHHYRVDLFYGVIDMQL from the exons ATGAATTGCGAAACTTTGATGAATCAAGATGAGCACGTTCAATCAGTTTTGCACAAACAGTCAAAGCAAATGCAGAATGATTATCATATCTGTCTCAATGCTTCAATTGATTGTATTAGAGTTTTGTTGCGACAAGGGCATTCATTTCGAGGTCACGATGAAACCGAAAGTTCTCTTAATCAAGGTAACTTTCTTATCCAATTGGAATTTTTAGGTGCTCATAATAAAGAGATTAATGATGTGATATTGAAAAATGCTCCTAAAAATTGCAAGTTGACATCACCTGATATTCAGAAGGACATA CAAATGTCAGTTGTTATCCGTTATGTGGGTAGTAGTGGACATGTAAATGAACGATTTATTGGGATTGAACATCTTACCAGTACTACATCACTCTCACTTAAAGCTGCTATTGATAAGATGTTTTCTAGATATAATTTGAGCATGTCTAAGTTGAGAGGACAAGGTTTTGATGGAGCAAGTAATATGCAGGGTAAATTTAATGGTTTAAAAGCACTCATTTTAAAGGAGAACCCATGTGCATTTTACATACATTGTTTTGCCCATCAGCTTCAACTAGCTCTTATAGCTGTGGCCAAGAAAAATCTTTCGATTTCTAATTTCTTTCGTGGTGTTGGTGATTTGTTAAATGTTGTTGGAGCATCTTGCAAACGTTATGATCTTCTTCGAGAGAAACATTCAGATTTTATTGTCGAGGCATTGGAGAGGGATGAGATTTCAAGTGGCCGGGGACTTAATCAAGAAACTACCCTTCAACGTGCTGGGGATACATGTTGGGGGTCACATTACAATTCTTTGATAATCAAGAAACTACCTTTTAACGTGCTGAAGATGATTCCAGTTCTCCTGATCAAAAAACCGAAGCATTTAATTTATTGGA AAAAGGTTCACCGGTTTTGTGAGCAACATTACATTGATGTTCTCAAAATGGATGATATGTTCACACGTTGGGCACCACGTGGTCGTCcccatcgtaatccaccagaaATGACAAATTTGCATCATTATCGTGTGGATTTATTCTATGGTGTTATCGACATGCAACTTTAA